Below is a genomic region from Nitrospira sp..
TCAACGTCGCCATCTTCTTATAGCGCTGGATGCGCCGGGAGACCCCTTCTTCCAGCAGTTCATTGAGCGCCTCGTCAAATGCATAATACAGCTGCACCGCCGGCGTGAACGGGATGATACCTTGTCCTTGATCGTTCACATAATGGGTGAGATGGAGATACCAGGAGCGCTTGGGATACGCCCGCATCCGTTCCAGGAATCCCCGACGCAGGAGCACAAACGACACGCCCGGAAATCCCTGGATGCACTTCCCCGCGGTCCCGCCGACCATGTAGATGTGATTGCCGGCGATGTCGAGCGGTTCACCGCCCAAAGCGCTGACGGCGTCCAGTATGAACACACGGTTTTGACTGTCGACGACCTCCGCGATTTCCTTGACCGGATTGATCAAACCGGTCGTAGTCTCATGATGCACCATCGCCACCGCATGGACTTCCGGATGCTGTCTGAGGGCCAGCCGCAATCGCTCGGGGTCCGGCGGCACGGTCCACTCGTATTTCAGTTCGGAGACGCCCAAACGATGAATGCCCACCATCTGGGAAAGCCGCTCGCCATACACTCCATTGTTCAGGACCAGCATGCGTTTACCGTGCGGGAGAGAGGACAGTACGGCGGCTTCGACGGCAGACGTTCCGGAGCCCGTGATCAGCACGGCGGCATAGTCGCCTTCCACTCCCGGCACGAAGGCCTTCAGCAGCTTGGATTGAATCCCGGCCAGGAGATCGGAGAATTCCGATTCCCGGTGACATATGTCCTGCCGAAGGAGAGCCTGCCTGACCCTGTCGGACACGTTCACAGGCCCCGGATTCAACAACATCATGGTGCGGTTCTACTCCTTACTCTATGGCTTTCATGAATCGCTTGGTTAAGTCCGGCGGCTCGAGCAAGACACGGCCGGCATCCTCGGCAAACTCGTTGACCTTGACCAGCAACATGCTGGGCCCGTCCTTTTTGAGCATATCCTTGAACTCGTAGACAAGGTCCTCGCGATCACGCACACGCTCAACGTTCACATAGCCCGCGGCCTTGGCCACTCTGTCCAGCGGCACCACATTCGAGATCGTCGGTTGATTTCCGGTCGTCCCGTAGACCTCATTATCGAAGACGACATGGATGAAGTTCTTCGGCTTCAGGGCGCCGACTGTGGCCAGAGTACCCATTCCCATGAGCACATTGCCGTCTCCGTCGAAGGTGACGACCTGCTTGTTCGGCTTGGCCAGCGCCACACCCAGCGCGATCGCCGGCGCATTGCCCATGGAGCCGATCATGTAAAAATGCGTTGCCCTATCCGCAATCTTGTGCGCTTCGCGCGACGGAAATCCATTACAAATGATGACGGGCTGATCCGTCAACAATTCCAGGAGGGCGCCGATGGCCTGAGCCCGGCTGATCAACGTTCCTTGCTCCGGTCTCATGGCATCGTTCCTTTCATCACAGTGTTCCGATCAAGCCCAGCATGGCATCCCGCCCGAGCGCAACCGTTCACGGGTGCAGTCCCTTGACAACCCCCTTACCAATGAAGAGGGCGACGGGAATCCGCTGCTTCATAAATATCTCCGCCACCCATTTGAAGTCCTCGACGGCGGTCTTCTCCGTCAGCGTTCGGTGAGGAATCTTCATCGTATCGAGAAGTTGTGGCATTGTCTCTCCCATGACGAGATGTTCCGGCGCATCCTTTCCTCCTTGTCCGCGCCACGACACGATGAGGATACAGGGCTGCCGGTAAATCATATTGAGCGAAATGAGCGTATTGAGCGACGTGCCGAGCCCTGAATTCTGCATCAGCACCACGGGGATCTTGCCGGCCATGTATGCTCCGGCGGCCATCGCGACGGCTTCATCCTCACGCACCGCCGGCGTATACAGGTGCCGATCGATCAGTTCGGCGATGATGCCGCCCAGCAATGAATCGGGCACTCCTGTAAAGAAATCCACGCCCATATCCTGCATCGCCCGTACAAACGCATCGCTGTCGATCATCGGCTCTCGTTCCTCGTTATAGGGTCCGAACAGGAAAAACGCGCGCATTATATGCCATGCACCGAGGTGTTCTCAAGAAATCTGGACGGTTGCACCTTGTGCCCTTGCATGTTAGCGTGCTCCATGAATACCGGTGGCCATCCGTGAAACGGCGCGCGGGACATGTCTTCATTCTGACGCTTGTGTTCTTCTGGTCAGTCGAAGCCGTTCATGCCGTGCCGATGACCAAGGACCCGAAGGGCTTTCGCGACATCGCCTGGGGCTCGTCGCTGTCGGCACGACCGGACCTGATGGTCAAGCATACAGGACACCATCTCCGGGAATATGAGTTCACCCGCGATGCTCCGTCATTTGGAGGAATCCCGGTTGATAGTGTTCGATTGACGTCCATCGATGAACAGTTCGCGCGCGTCACGATTCGCTACAAAGGCGACCAGATTCACAAGCGGATTCTCCTGTATCTTGAAGAAGAGTTCGGTCCGCTTGAACGCCTTCCTGGGCAGATGGTGCGTGGACTGAATCAGCAGTACAATTGGCGAGGGACCGATTCGGAAATCAACATGACCTACCAGGCGTCCACTGAGCGCGGATTCATTTTTATCGACAGCCGAACCCTAGCGCCTCTGTTCAATGATCAGATCGCCGACACAGCGGACTAAGCATGCCTCTGTCTCCGTATTGCGGCCTGCTTCTGCGGGTGCTGATTCTGACGGCGTCGGCCGCGATGGTGTCCGGCCTGGTCGCCCTTGCGATTCCCATTCAGCATGATCCGAATGGATTCGAGGGCATCCCGTGGGGAACGGCGCAGTCGGAATCTGAGGTCTTCGGCACGCCGGCCACTCTCTAGCGGGCTTTTGAAACGCGCGATTCGGCCGCAAACTTTCGGTTGACAAGTGGAACGCGCTTTCGCATCATGCGAGGTCATCATGACAAACGCCGCCAAGCTCCGAGCCGCCCTCAAGAAACCCGGCGCATTGAAAGTCGTCGGGGCACACGATGCCCTCAGCGCCCGCCTCATTGAACGTGCGGGGTTCGACGGGGTATGGGCCTCCGGCTTCGCCATCTCCGCTTCGCTCAAATGCATTCCGGACGCGAGCTTCATCACGTCCAGCGAGCAACTCGAAGTTGAACGAAACATCGCCGAAGCGGTCGGAATTCCTGTCATCGCCGATTGCGACACCGGCTACGGAAACGCGCTGAACGTCATGCGCACGGTCACCGACCGTGAGCGTGCGGGCGTCGCGGCGATTTGCATCGAAGACAACGTCTACCCGAAACGCTGCAGCTTTTACGCCGGCGTCCGCCGCGAACTCATTCCTCTCGACGAGCATTGTGGAAAGATCAAGGCGGCGAAAGCGGCTCAGCTTTCCCCCGATTTCATGGTAATCGCCAGGACCGAAGCCCTGATTGCCGGATGGGGGCAGGAGGAAGCGCTCAAGCGGGCGGAAGCCTACGCAGAGGCAGGCGCCGATGCCGTCTTGATCCATTCCAAGTCAAGGAAGTTCGATGAACTTCGAGCGGTCTACAAGGCCTGGTCCGGGCGCGTTCCACTGGTGGTGGTTCCGACGATCTTCGACCAGACAACCGCCGCAGAAATGGAAGAAGCAGGCGCAAAGATCATCATCTACGCCAACCAGCCGGTACGCGCGGCGATTCGGGCCATGCGCGATGCGCTGGACCTCATCAAACGAGACACTAGACCCGGCGCCGCGAATGACCGCATTGTGACCTTGCCTGAGGTCTACGACATCGTTGGAGTTCCGCAGATGGAGGAAGACGAGCGACAGTTCCTCCCCGTCGGCGGGGAACAGATCACGGCGATCATCCCGGCCGCAGGCTTTGAGAAGCAGTTGCTTCCCCTCATCGAAGACATGCCCAAATGCCTGCTGGACATCAAGGGCAAGACAATTCTGGAACGTCAGATATCCGCGCTGAACGAATGCAATATCAAGCAGATCGCCCTCATCCGCGGCTATAAGAAGGAGGCGATCACCCTGCCGAACATCCGGTACTATGACAACGACCGGTATGAAGAAACCGGGGATCTGTTCTCAATTTTCTGCGCCGAGAGCGAGATGAAGGGCCGGACGATCATCCTGTACGGCGATATTGTCTTTGACAACACCATCCTCGAAAAGCTCCTGAAGAGCCCGGCGGACATGGCGCTGGTCGTGGATCTGGCTTGGCCGGAGGAACGCCAGCGTGACCGGCAGCCGGTCCATCTCAACCCCGACTTGGTCCGCCTCGCCGAATCTCCCGGCAGAAGCTATCTGTCGCGGTTCGTCATGCCGGAAGGTGAGCATCGTGTGGCAAAAATCGGGCGACATCTACCCCATGACGAAGCTCACGGCGAATTCATCGGCATGGCCATGTTTTCCGAGAGAGGCATTGCGGCATTCAAATCCGGATATCGAGCCGCGCTTGATCGCTACCGATCCGATGGGTTCCACGAGGCGGGTGCCGTTGCCAAAGCCTCGTTTACCGATCTGATTCAGGAATTGATCGATCACGGCCAGCGAGTCGAAGCCGTGCCCATCTTCAAGGGCTGGGTCGAAGTCGATTCGTTTGAAGAATACCAAAAAGCCTGGGCGAAGCTGCGCCAATAGGCCGGCGCGACTGTTTCATTCACGATTCTCCGGGCACCTCACCAGCCCGTCTCCGTCTTCTCCTCAACCCCCACCGAACGATGGGTCTCGTTTCCCTCTCCCTGGGGATGGGCAAATCCAGGAAATCCGCTACTCTTCAACTGTCGCCTGGCAGTCGATAGACGAAGCCTCTAGGGAGGGAAACCACTCGATGAAATCGCGAATCTTTGATCTGGGGATCGACTTGAGGGGCGCATACGCCCCATTGGACCGCCGTTATGCAGAACGCGCCGCCTTTCAGGCCCGAGTGCTGTACGCGAGCGAGGACGGGGCCAGGCTCCTCAAGGCTGAGGGGGCATTGACTGACCTCTCAAAATCAGGCTGCAAAATCCAAGGCACGGTCTCGCCACTGGAAGGCAGCCATGTCACGCTGTTTCTGTATCTCGGGGACGGCCAACCGCCTCTGTGCCTGACCGAGGCGACAATCTCTTGGGTCAGGGGATCGGCCTTTGCGGCCAAATTCCCCGACCTGACACCGGAAGAGCGGAAACGGATTCAGGAACTCATCTGGAAGCACGTCACCCTTTCTTTGTCAAACCCGCGGCGAGCAGGGTTTCGCATCGTCTGACGTTGGAGCCGATCGCCGCCAACATGCAGCAGAGGGAGTTAATCATGAACGCTTGCCCGTCCGACCATCCGAATGACCATCCTGCCGCCTTCAGACTCACCCGCCGCACTACCGAGCGAGTCCCAACCCATTTTGCCGTGATGTATTCGGGAATGCAGTCGGGGTTCATGCTGATGGGGGACGGATTGACCGCCAACCTCTCTGATCGCGGCGTCGGGATCTGCGGCAACCAATGCGTAACCCGGGGGATGGAACTCGCTCTCTTTATCATGCTTCCCGGCATGGAAGATCCGATCTGCCTCCCGCAGTGCCGGGTTTCCTGGGTGTCCGGCCTCCGCTTCGGCGTGGAAATGCTCTTGCTTTCGCCTGAGACTCTGAACCAACTGCGTTTTCACACCTGGAATTCATCCTCCCGTCCATCCATCGGGCGATGATCGTTATTGAAGGAGGTGACTCATGCGATGCAACAAACTCCGTTCGAACAGGGTCCTTCGACCGCAGACCACTCCGTGTAACCGACGTGAACACGCTAGGATTCCGGTCGAGTTCAGCATCATGTACTCGGCACAACCGGAGGGAGGGAACGTCCTGGTCGGCGACGGCACGGTCACATCTTTGTCCCGGCAAGGCCTGGGAATCAGAGGAAACCGGTCGGTCAGAATCGGAATGGAATTGGCGCTGTTCCTGTATCTCCCCGACGGACAGGATCCGTTGTTCGTGACCGCAGCCAGGGTCGCCTGGACCGCCGGCCACCGATTCGGCGTCATCATCACAGGGATGAACGTTCGCGAGCAGAATCGGCTCCGCTACTTCGTAGCCGGCCAGCATCGCCAAGAGCGCGACCACTAGTCGGTTATAGATCAGCTGGGCTTAGACGTCCGGCCTTGTGTGGTTTCCTTCGCCGCAGTCCCTTCAATCCGCTTCGGTTCTCAACCCTCCCCCCGCCCTTTGCCAGCCGCCACGCTCACGGTCCGCAGTCGCCGACAAGGGAACTACGGCCACTCGGCCGTTCATTGTCAGCGAACACGGCTTCGTGCTACTGTACGTGGTGAGTGAATACTCACTTACTGAGCCAGTCTCAATGAAGATAATCAAACGAAGCCGTTCTTCCGGTCAAGAGCGACAGGCTGGGTTGATCGCGGCAGCCGCTGCCCTCTTCGCCGCGAAGGGTTTCAACGGTACCACTACGCGCGAAATCGCCAAGGCTGCGGGAGTCAGCGAAGCGCTCGTCTTCAAACACTTTCCGACCAAACGAGCGCTGTACGCCGCGATCCTGGCAGAGAAGGTGTCCGTAGACGAGCTGCTTGGGGCGGTGGAAGAGTCCGCCAGGAAGCGAGACGACCGTCGGGTCTTTATGCTGATTGCGGGTTTTCGCATTAGACCCGGCGTCGATCCGACCCTCCTCCGGCTTCTCTTGTTCAGCGCGCTGGAAGGGCATGAACTGTCTGACATCTTCTTTGCCAAACACCACAAGGTCTTTTACGACCATCTGGCCACCTATATACAGCTGAGGATCGAAGAAGGGGCGTTCCGTGACGTCGATTCCCTGCTGGCGGCCCGCGCCTTCATCGGCATCGTTGTCCATCACCGGCTCCTGCACGAGATTTTCGGAGTCCCGATGCATCGATCGCACGACGAAACGGTCGCGACCTATGTCGAGTTGTTCCTCAACGGATTGGTTCGGCAAACCAACATCCACGGACGCAACCGGAGGCAGGGTCGATGAACCCCGTCCGCCGACACCCGATCGTGACGCTCGGCGTGATCATCTTTTTCGCCGTGACGGCACTCGTCGTCTTCCGGCTGAGCAGCGGAGCCAAGAGCGATCCAAAGAAAACTCGGACGATTACCGTCGGAACGGTCCGCCCTCTCAAGCAGGACCTGGACATCAGGCTCGCGTATACGGCGGACATCACGCCCCATCAAGTCGTCAATATCTTCTCGCGCGTCGACGGTTATATCTCCAAGCTCTATGTCGACAAGGGAGACTTCGTCCAAGCCAATCAATTGCTGGTCGAAATCGATCACACCGATTACCACCATGCCGTCAACCAAGCCA
It encodes:
- a CDS encoding aminotransferase class V-fold PLP-dependent enzyme, translating into MMLLNPGPVNVSDRVRQALLRQDICHRESEFSDLLAGIQSKLLKAFVPGVEGDYAAVLITGSGTSAVEAAVLSSLPHGKRMLVLNNGVYGERLSQMVGIHRLGVSELKYEWTVPPDPERLRLALRQHPEVHAVAMVHHETTTGLINPVKEIAEVVDSQNRVFILDAVSALGGEPLDIAGNHIYMVGGTAGKCIQGFPGVSFVLLRRGFLERMRAYPKRSWYLHLTHYVNDQGQGIIPFTPAVQLYYAFDEALNELLEEGVSRRIQRYKKMATLIRERMAKLGLKPVLTPDRQSNTITAYYLPEGLSYQVLHDQLKAQGYVIYAGQGNLENKIFRVANMGALTEAQFTAFLDAVERICAPA
- a CDS encoding thiamine pyrophosphate-dependent enzyme, which codes for MRPEQGTLISRAQAIGALLELLTDQPVIICNGFPSREAHKIADRATHFYMIGSMGNAPAIALGVALAKPNKQVVTFDGDGNVLMGMGTLATVGALKPKNFIHVVFDNEVYGTTGNQPTISNVVPLDRVAKAAGYVNVERVRDREDLVYEFKDMLKKDGPSMLLVKVNEFAEDAGRVLLEPPDLTKRFMKAIE
- a CDS encoding thiamine pyrophosphate-binding protein, with amino-acid sequence MIDSDAFVRAMQDMGVDFFTGVPDSLLGGIIAELIDRHLYTPAVREDEAVAMAAGAYMAGKIPVVLMQNSGLGTSLNTLISLNMIYRQPCILIVSWRGQGGKDAPEHLVMGETMPQLLDTMKIPHRTLTEKTAVEDFKWVAEIFMKQRIPVALFIGKGVVKGLHP
- a CDS encoding isocitrate lyase/phosphoenolpyruvate mutase family protein translates to MTNAAKLRAALKKPGALKVVGAHDALSARLIERAGFDGVWASGFAISASLKCIPDASFITSSEQLEVERNIAEAVGIPVIADCDTGYGNALNVMRTVTDRERAGVAAICIEDNVYPKRCSFYAGVRRELIPLDEHCGKIKAAKAAQLSPDFMVIARTEALIAGWGQEEALKRAEAYAEAGADAVLIHSKSRKFDELRAVYKAWSGRVPLVVVPTIFDQTTAAEMEEAGAKIIIYANQPVRAAIRAMRDALDLIKRDTRPGAANDRIVTLPEVYDIVGVPQMEEDERQFLPVGGEQITAIIPAAGFEKQLLPLIEDMPKCLLDIKGKTILERQISALNECNIKQIALIRGYKKEAITLPNIRYYDNDRYEETGDLFSIFCAESEMKGRTIILYGDIVFDNTILEKLLKSPADMALVVDLAWPEERQRDRQPVHLNPDLVRLAESPGRSYLSRFVMPEGEHRVAKIGRHLPHDEAHGEFIGMAMFSERGIAAFKSGYRAALDRYRSDGFHEAGAVAKASFTDLIQELIDHGQRVEAVPIFKGWVEVDSFEEYQKAWAKLRQ
- a CDS encoding PilZ domain-containing protein, encoding MKSRIFDLGIDLRGAYAPLDRRYAERAAFQARVLYASEDGARLLKAEGALTDLSKSGCKIQGTVSPLEGSHVTLFLYLGDGQPPLCLTEATISWVRGSAFAAKFPDLTPEERKRIQELIWKHVTLSLSNPRRAGFRIV
- a CDS encoding PilZ domain-containing protein, translating into MRCNKLRSNRVLRPQTTPCNRREHARIPVEFSIMYSAQPEGGNVLVGDGTVTSLSRQGLGIRGNRSVRIGMELALFLYLPDGQDPLFVTAARVAWTAGHRFGVIITGMNVREQNRLRYFVAGQHRQERDH
- a CDS encoding TetR/AcrR family transcriptional regulator; this encodes MKIIKRSRSSGQERQAGLIAAAAALFAAKGFNGTTTREIAKAAGVSEALVFKHFPTKRALYAAILAEKVSVDELLGAVEESARKRDDRRVFMLIAGFRIRPGVDPTLLRLLLFSALEGHELSDIFFAKHHKVFYDHLATYIQLRIEEGAFRDVDSLLAARAFIGIVVHHRLLHEIFGVPMHRSHDETVATYVELFLNGLVRQTNIHGRNRRQGR